The DNA segment TAATGCTAAATCCGTAAAGCCGATTTATCGTATAGGTCATTTTGGTCAAAAAATTGAAGCGTTAAATATACAATGGGCAGGAAAACTCTCTGATATTCAAAATCATTTAGAAAAACATGCTTGGCATACACTTCCAAAAACGAAAATTTATACAACACTGTATCAGTTGAGTTTACATAATCATGATCCAAACCTACCTTTGTTTGTTTCCTCAAATGCAGGTGAAGCACCTGCCTTAACCATGACTAAATATTTTCCATCGACACATAATTTATTAGTTTTAAATCTTTGGAGTTCTCATAAAAGCCTAAGCAATGGTTTTCCAGTTTGGTTAGGTCTAGTTCATTATCATAAAACCTGGCATTTGCAATTTCAGCCGTTAAAAACGCAGACTATTCTGCAACAGCTTACGCCGGCTGATCAGCTATTAATACAAGATCTCAAACCCTTTATGGTAAAAAAAGTAAACTATCCTACTTTTCAAGTTAATGTGCTTTTTATTAAATAGTTAAATAATTATTTAATAAAAGAAAGAATTTTATAAGCTAGTTTTGCGACTAAAAAATCACAGCTATGTAGATAAGAGATAGGAGCAAGTTCATTGATATCAGCTCCTACGATAGTACCAATTTTGCTTGCTGCTGTAATAATTTCTAAAGCATCTTCCCAAAATAGCCCGCCTGGTTCTGGTGTTCCCGTCGCAGGCATAACACTTGAATCAAAAGCATCTACATCGAATGTCAAATAAATTGGGCGATCTTTTAGATGAGAAACTATTTTTTTAACATCCCAGTTTTTTTTATCCTTTCCCCAATAGATATGAATTCTATGCCGATTTTTTTCTAAGAAGGGAATTTCTTCTCTGGAAATATTGCGTATCCCCACTGAAACAACTTCCAAGTTATCATCATCTAAGCAACGTCTTATTGCGGAAGCATGTGAGTAGTGTTCATCTAGATATCCATCGCGAAGATCAGCATGCGCATCAAAATGCAACATAATAAGATCGTCGTATTGTTTCAAAAAAGGACGAATAGCACCTATAGTAATAGAATGTTCACCGCCAAAAACAAATGGAAATTTTTTATCATCTAATACTTGTTTAACTATATTTTCTAGTTGTTGTAAAGCATCAGGAATCGCTAGCTCAATCTTTGGTTCATCCAATGTTACTATACCTATTTCGCGGAAAGGTTCGCCCCATAAATGTTCATCAAACAATTCGACTTCATGCGATGCACGAACAATAGCTGCTGGCCCTTTCGCCGTGCCTCCACCATAGGTAACAGAATTTTCAAGACCAAAAGGAATGATCACTACTTTAGCATCTTTATATGGAACTGCATCGTTTGGATCTAATCCTAAAAAACCTTTTTTGGAGGGCATACATTGCATATCAAAATCTTTCTTATTCATCAAACAACTCTGCGTAGCGGCGCCGATGGCGCATTTTCCAATAACCACGATGATAAGCATCACTGGCTAACAAGGGTAATACCGAACCGGCTTCAGCAAACACCATTTGTTCATAGGCGGTATCAACCTTACCCCAGGAACAGGCTTCTTTTAAGGTTGAACTAGAACAAGCCCCATCACGAACATCTGCAACAGTGATTTGAATTGCATACTTATGCATATCGACGGGTTTTCCGAGAATTTCAGCACACACGACCGTATCCTGGACAAAATTCTTCGGCACACCACCGCCAATCATCAACAATCCCGTCGTAGCGGCCTTGATTTTGACATCGGTAAGTTCACGAAAATCTCGAATCGAATCAATGGTTAGATGTTGTTTCGGATTTTTAACCTGATGCAGTACTAGACCAAAACCGGCTGAAGAATCGGTAAAAGCAGGGCAGAAGATGGGCACAGCATGTTCATAGGCTAATTGGACTAAAGAATCTTGTTTTTTTGCATGTCCATTCGCTAAATAAGCACCCATTGCATGAATAAACTCTCGTGAACTATAGGCTTGTGGTTTAAGGCTATTCGCAATCTCTAAAATAACATGATCACAACGTTGGAGTTGCTCTTCATCAATATAAGTATCATAGATCCGATCAATCTGTAAATCGCGTAATTTTCCATCATCAAATGATGAACTTCCTTGATAATGTCGAAAACCTAAAGCTTCAAAAAAATCCATATCGACTATGCTTGCTCCAGTAGCCACTATGGCATCCACCATATTATATTTTATTAAATCTGCATATAGCTTCATGCAGCCACCTGCTGAAGTCGAGCCTGCAATTGATAAAATTATGCTACAACGTTCATCCTGAAGCATAGCGTTAAAAATCTGCGTCGCACGCGCCAAATCACGCGACGTAAAGGACATTACAGCCATTGCGTCTATAATAGGGCGTGCATCAAAAAAAGTAATATCAATATGCTCTACAAATTTATTCAATAGCTTTTCTTTTAGTGAATTTTTACAAACTTCTGTATCCATTAGTTTTCCTTAAAAATAATTTATTATTTAGCTACCAATTCTCGGGATTTCCGCGAATGAATTACGGAAGACATGCTCATTATAGGTTTATCTGAAACCTCAATAACTCCTTCTTCTTGTTTAAAACCATTAAATCCAGTTGAAAGAGTTCGACCATAAGCCCCCACTTGACCAATCTCTATATAATTTCCTTCTTTTATATCGCTTGGCAAATAAAAGGGTCCCTCCATGTAATCTAAAGAATCACAGGTAGGGCCATAAAAACTAAATGGAATAAGATCTTTATTTTTATTACAAGATGTTTGTACTAAACGCACAGGAAAAATAAAATGCGGAATACCTGCATCAAAAAGACTCCCGTAAGTTCCATCATTAATATATAACTGATTTTTTTTTCTTGATTCTACACGTACAATAACGGATGTGCTTTCTGCCACTAAACATCGACCGGGCTCACAAAGGAGTTCAATATGAGGAAATTTATTAGCAATTTCCCCAAACTCTTCATGAATAGCATTGAAATAAATATCTAATGCAGGTGGTGTCATCCCAGGATAAATAGAAGGAAAACCACCACCCACATCAAAATATTCAATTTCAGTTTTTGACTGGCTAATCAATTTATTAGCTAAACGTATAGCAATTCGATAAGCATCAGGGTGCATACATTGTGAACCAACATGAAAAGTAATACCAAGTCCGAAAGCAACTTTTCTTATTTTTTTTAAAAGTTCAGGTGCTTCATCCAGATTAATTCCAAATTTGGCTGATAAGTTAAATTCAGCAAACGTATTAGGAATTGCCAAACGTAAATGCAAGCACAAATCTTTGGCATTCTCAGTAAGTCTAATAATTTTCTTAAGCTCATCCAAACTATCTAAAGCAAAATGTCTTACTCCATAGTTAAAATACGCTTCCTGAATTGCGAAAGCAGATTTAACTGGATGCATAAAATATAGATCGGCATCAGGTATAAGCGATTTAATCATACGAATTTCTTCATATGATGCAACGTCAAAAGCATTAACACCTTGATGTTGTAAAAGATTTATGACATGGTTTTCGGGATTAGTTTTAACTGCATATAAAATGCGTCCGTGAAATCGAGTACGAAAGTAATTAATCGCACATTCCATAATTTTCGGTCTAAAAACAAAAACTGGCTGTGAAGGCCTGCTATTTACAACAGACGCAATTGTTCGTAGTTTCATTTTCATATACTCTCTTCTCAAAATATACTTTTAAAAGCGAGTAGGTGCTTTTAAAATCTTCAAAGAGGTATTGTTTCTAGCATTGCCAGCCAGGAATATAAAGATGAACGCAGCGGTATTTACAGTCACAAGGTAAAATTTCATATTGAAAAACCAACCTTTTACAATGCTATTTTTTAACGATATCATCGTATGAACAACCCGATAACAATATCTTTTGCACTTGCAGCAAAGGATATTTGTTAACCTTAAAATTATATCTTAGTATTTGTCTTTTCATTTAAGC comes from the Rickettsiella endosymbiont of Rhagonycha lignosa genome and includes:
- a CDS encoding type III PLP-dependent enzyme, coding for MKLRTIASVVNSRPSQPVFVFRPKIMECAINYFRTRFHGRILYAVKTNPENHVINLLQHQGVNAFDVASYEEIRMIKSLIPDADLYFMHPVKSAFAIQEAYFNYGVRHFALDSLDELKKIIRLTENAKDLCLHLRLAIPNTFAEFNLSAKFGINLDEAPELLKKIRKVAFGLGITFHVGSQCMHPDAYRIAIRLANKLISQSKTEIEYFDVGGGFPSIYPGMTPPALDIYFNAIHEEFGEIANKFPHIELLCEPGRCLVAESTSVIVRVESRKKNQLYINDGTYGSLFDAGIPHFIFPVRLVQTSCNKNKDLIPFSFYGPTCDSLDYMEGPFYLPSDIKEGNYIEIGQVGAYGRTLSTGFNGFKQEEGVIEVSDKPIMSMSSVIHSRKSRELVAK
- a CDS encoding 1,9-bis(guanidino)-5-aza-nonane synthase, with amino-acid sequence MDTEVCKNSLKEKLLNKFVEHIDITFFDARPIIDAMAVMSFTSRDLARATQIFNAMLQDERCSIILSIAGSTSAGGCMKLYADLIKYNMVDAIVATGASIVDMDFFEALGFRHYQGSSSFDDGKLRDLQIDRIYDTYIDEEQLQRCDHVILEIANSLKPQAYSSREFIHAMGAYLANGHAKKQDSLVQLAYEHAVPIFCPAFTDSSAGFGLVLHQVKNPKQHLTIDSIRDFRELTDVKIKAATTGLLMIGGGVPKNFVQDTVVCAEILGKPVDMHKYAIQITVADVRDGACSSSTLKEACSWGKVDTAYEQMVFAEAGSVLPLLASDAYHRGYWKMRHRRRYAELFDE
- the speB gene encoding agmatinase, giving the protein MNKKDFDMQCMPSKKGFLGLDPNDAVPYKDAKVVIIPFGLENSVTYGGGTAKGPAAIVRASHEVELFDEHLWGEPFREIGIVTLDEPKIELAIPDALQQLENIVKQVLDDKKFPFVFGGEHSITIGAIRPFLKQYDDLIMLHFDAHADLRDGYLDEHYSHASAIRRCLDDDNLEVVSVGIRNISREEIPFLEKNRHRIHIYWGKDKKNWDVKKIVSHLKDRPIYLTFDVDAFDSSVMPATGTPEPGGLFWEDALEIITAASKIGTIVGADINELAPISYLHSCDFLVAKLAYKILSFIK